One segment of Bradyrhizobium sp. CB2312 DNA contains the following:
- a CDS encoding outer membrane protein, which yields MKRFVVGAAALVAAGWTASAEAADFNYGQGAPYTVNQPLNAYSWAGPYLGGNIGYEWGSVDNNPAKPSGFVGGVQAGYNFQNGPWVFGVEGDIQAAGADDTFAPWKFSNPWFGTLRGRAGYAFSNVLFYGTAGLAFGELRAQTFGWTESHTSAGWTIGAGAEVGLAPNWSAKLEYLYINLSTSQFAITGVSNGYSASVVRAGVNYHF from the coding sequence ATGAAGAGGTTCGTTGTGGGCGCAGCCGCGTTGGTTGCAGCCGGCTGGACAGCTTCGGCAGAGGCCGCCGATTTCAATTACGGGCAGGGTGCGCCCTATACCGTCAATCAACCGCTCAATGCATATAGCTGGGCCGGTCCCTATCTCGGCGGCAACATCGGTTACGAATGGGGTTCGGTCGACAACAATCCGGCAAAGCCGTCCGGCTTCGTCGGCGGCGTGCAGGCCGGCTATAATTTTCAGAACGGCCCGTGGGTGTTCGGCGTCGAGGGCGACATCCAGGCCGCCGGCGCCGACGACACATTCGCGCCGTGGAAGTTCTCCAATCCGTGGTTCGGCACCCTGCGCGGCCGCGCCGGCTATGCGTTCAGCAACGTGCTGTTCTACGGCACCGCCGGCCTCGCCTTCGGCGAGCTGCGCGCGCAGACCTTCGGCTGGACGGAGTCGCACACCAGCGCCGGCTGGACCATCGGCGCCGGCGCCGAAGTCGGCCTCGCGCCGAACTGGAGCGCCAAGCTCGAATATCTCTACATCAATCTGTCGACGAGCCAGTTCGCGATTACAGGCGTGTCAAACGGCTATAGCGCCAGCGTTGTGCGCGCGGGCGTGAACTATCACTTCTGA
- a CDS encoding cold-shock protein — translation MAMTGTVKFFNGERGYGFIKPDDGGRDVFVHITAVERAGLKDLAEGQRITFEVEPDKKGKGPKAVNLVILS, via the coding sequence ATGGCCATGACGGGGACGGTCAAGTTCTTCAACGGCGAGCGCGGCTACGGTTTCATCAAGCCGGACGACGGCGGTCGCGATGTCTTCGTTCACATCACCGCTGTTGAGCGGGCGGGATTGAAGGACCTTGCCGAAGGACAGCGCATTACTTTCGAAGTCGAACCGGACAAGAAGGGGAAGGGACCGAAGGCGGTCAACTTGGTCATCCTCTCCTAG
- a CDS encoding ribonuclease T2, with product MFHSRLHSFSRLMISLTLAAGLVTLAGGAKAQDKRQNAPGEFDFYVLSLSWSPSFCEEAAERGGRSQIQCSGRPYSFVVHGLWPQYESGFPEYCQRPAPRLNRNIVSSMLDLMPAPGLIFNEWDKHGTCSGLEGRSYFETIRKARAAIKIPAEYLDLSQAKTVAPTEVEEAFIKANPGLSNAAISVTCNRTRLSEVRICLSKDLQFRACEETDRRACRRDQVTMPPIRGG from the coding sequence ATGTTTCATTCCAGATTGCATTCATTCTCGCGCCTGATGATCTCGCTGACCCTGGCTGCCGGGCTGGTCACGCTGGCCGGCGGCGCCAAGGCGCAGGACAAGCGGCAGAACGCGCCCGGCGAATTCGATTTCTATGTACTGTCCCTGTCATGGTCGCCTTCGTTCTGCGAAGAGGCGGCGGAGCGCGGTGGGCGCTCCCAGATCCAGTGCAGCGGCCGGCCCTACTCTTTCGTGGTGCACGGGCTGTGGCCGCAATATGAGAGCGGCTTCCCCGAATATTGCCAGCGGCCGGCGCCGCGGCTGAACCGCAACATCGTCTCCTCGATGCTCGATCTGATGCCGGCGCCGGGCCTGATCTTCAACGAGTGGGACAAGCACGGCACCTGCTCGGGCCTCGAAGGCCGCAGCTATTTCGAAACGATCCGCAAGGCGCGCGCCGCGATCAAGATTCCGGCCGAATATCTCGACTTGTCGCAGGCCAAGACCGTGGCGCCGACGGAGGTCGAGGAGGCCTTCATCAAGGCCAATCCAGGCCTGAGCAATGCCGCCATCTCGGTTACCTGCAACCGGACACGGCTGTCCGAAGTGCGCATCTGCCTCAGCAAGGATCTGCAGTTCCGCGCCTGCGAGGAAACCGACCGCCGCGCCTGCCGCCGCGACCAGGTGACGATGCCGCCGATCAGGGGTGGTTGA
- a CDS encoding haloacid dehalogenase type II encodes MALTGIKAIAFDVQGTCVDFFQPLLRAGAAINAAKGLDIDWAALSAEWRELYRASMDAVIAGRRDWLRVDRIYREALDKLVETRGLSDRFDGAERDALNEVWTKLDPWPDTIEGLTRLRRRFCTATLSNAGMASVIALVKHADLPFDAILTAELATSYKPAPAVYQLAVDYLGYGPEQILMVACHKYDLKAARAFGMKTAFVPRPLEFGPDAAPDVSPESWFDVYATSFVDLADRLAA; translated from the coding sequence ATGGCGCTGACCGGGATCAAGGCGATCGCGTTCGACGTTCAGGGGACCTGCGTTGATTTTTTCCAGCCGCTGCTGCGCGCCGGAGCCGCGATCAATGCGGCCAAGGGGCTCGACATCGATTGGGCGGCCCTGTCGGCGGAGTGGCGCGAGCTCTATCGCGCTTCGATGGATGCCGTGATCGCCGGCCGCCGCGACTGGTTGCGGGTCGATCGCATCTATCGCGAGGCACTGGACAAGCTCGTCGAGACGCGCGGCCTGTCTGATCGTTTTGACGGTGCCGAGCGTGACGCGCTCAACGAGGTCTGGACCAAGCTCGATCCCTGGCCGGACACGATCGAGGGCTTGACCCGGCTTCGCCGGAGATTTTGCACGGCGACCCTGTCCAACGCCGGTATGGCCAGTGTGATCGCGCTGGTGAAGCACGCCGATTTGCCGTTCGATGCGATCCTGACGGCGGAGCTCGCGACCAGCTACAAGCCTGCGCCGGCAGTCTATCAACTCGCCGTCGACTATCTCGGCTATGGGCCGGAACAGATCCTGATGGTTGCCTGCCACAAATATGATCTGAAGGCGGCGCGCGCATTCGGCATGAAGACGGCCTTCGTGCCTCGCCCATTGGAGTTCGGGCCCGACGCTGCGCCCGATGTCTCGCCCGAGAGCTGGTTCGACGTCTACGCGACCAGCTTCGTGGATCTGGCAGATCGTTTGGCGGCGTGA
- the rlmJ gene encoding 23S rRNA (adenine(2030)-N(6))-methyltransferase RlmJ — protein sequence MNYRHAFHAGNFADVIKHIVLARILTYLQDKPGAFRVIDTHAGAGLYDLEGDEARRSGEWLTGIARLMQARLSNETAALTKPYLDIVRAFNPKGELKAYPGSPLIARGLLRPQDRLVACELEPKARKALIDVLRRDEQARVVDLDGWVALPAFVPPKERRGLVLIDPPFEAKDEFEKLGEAFATAFAKWPTGIYVIWYPAKNRRATDTLAQSVARLAAAAKPPGKCLRLEFSVAPQLDGAALTSTGLLIVNPPYTLHGELKTILPELEVPLGQGGAARFRLEVPRP from the coding sequence ATGAACTACCGCCACGCCTTCCACGCCGGCAACTTCGCCGATGTCATCAAGCACATCGTGCTCGCGCGCATTCTCACTTATCTGCAGGACAAGCCGGGGGCGTTCCGCGTCATCGACACCCATGCCGGCGCCGGACTCTACGATCTCGAAGGCGACGAGGCGCGGCGCAGCGGCGAGTGGCTGACCGGCATCGCGCGGCTGATGCAGGCGCGCCTGTCGAACGAGACCGCGGCGCTGACGAAGCCCTATCTCGACATCGTCCGCGCCTTCAATCCGAAGGGTGAGCTCAAGGCTTATCCGGGCTCGCCGCTGATCGCGCGCGGCCTGCTGCGGCCGCAGGACCGGCTCGTCGCCTGCGAGCTCGAGCCGAAAGCGCGCAAGGCGCTGATCGACGTGCTGCGCCGTGACGAGCAGGCCCGCGTGGTCGATCTCGACGGCTGGGTTGCATTGCCAGCCTTCGTTCCACCGAAGGAACGGCGCGGCCTCGTGCTGATCGATCCGCCGTTCGAGGCCAAGGACGAGTTCGAAAAACTCGGCGAAGCCTTCGCAACGGCCTTCGCGAAATGGCCGACCGGTATCTATGTAATCTGGTATCCGGCCAAGAACCGCCGCGCCACCGACACGCTGGCGCAATCGGTGGCGCGGCTCGCAGCCGCAGCAAAGCCTCCGGGAAAATGTCTGCGGCTCGAATTCAGTGTCGCGCCGCAGCTTGATGGCGCAGCGCTCACCTCCACGGGACTCCTGATTGTCAATCCCCCCTACACGCTACACGGCGAGCTCAAGACCATCCTGCCCGAGCTGGAAGTGCCGCTCGGCCAGGGCGGCGCTGCCAGATTCCGATTAGAGGTACCTCGACCGTAA
- the uvrC gene encoding excinuclease ABC subunit UvrC, translating to MVHDSPDNPDERECKPPRLAATDAPPESLTQPDLDPATTSGEDEDDALLPDILEESGAVGEGPLATGHEAIERAVRLAPTSPGVYRMLNANADVLYVGKAKNVKKRLSNYARQSAPQPARILRMIAATVTVEIVSTNTETEALLLEANLIKQLRPRFNVQLRDDKSFPYILITSDHWAPQILKHRGAQTRPGRYFGPFASAGAVNRTITALQRAFLIRSCTDSFFESRTRPCLLYQIRRCAGPCTREIDFGGYTTLVREATDFLSGKSHAVKQELAGEMEKAASELEFERAALYRDRLAALSAIQSQQGINPRTVEEADVFAIHQEGGFSCVEVFFFRTGQNWGNRAYFPRAEKTFTPEEVLGSFLAQFYDDKPPPKNILLSHEIEESELLANALAIKAGHKVEVTAPKRGEKKELVAHALTNAREALGRKLADTATQSRLLDAMATTLSLPHAPKRIEVYDNSHIQGTNAVGAMIVAGPDGFVRNQYRKFNIKSEGLTPGDDYAMMREVLERRFKRLINPPEDAARKVKDDDFPQWPDLVIIDGGRGQLNAIREIFANLGLTQVSLMSVAKGPDRDAGRETLFMPEREAIKLEPRDPVLYFIQRLRDEAHRFVIGSHRKLRKKDIREAGLQEIPGIGPSRKRALLHHFGTLKEIERASIADLGKVPGVSAESARRIFEYFHPQPG from the coding sequence ATGGTTCACGATTCCCCCGATAATCCGGACGAGCGCGAGTGCAAACCGCCCCGCCTTGCCGCGACCGACGCCCCGCCGGAGAGCCTGACGCAGCCGGACCTCGATCCCGCCACCACGAGCGGCGAGGACGAGGACGATGCGCTGCTGCCTGACATCCTCGAAGAGAGCGGCGCGGTCGGCGAAGGTCCGCTGGCGACCGGCCATGAGGCCATCGAGCGCGCGGTCCGGCTCGCACCGACCTCGCCCGGTGTCTACCGCATGCTAAATGCCAACGCCGACGTGCTCTATGTCGGCAAGGCCAAGAACGTCAAAAAACGCCTGTCGAACTACGCGCGCCAGAGCGCCCCGCAGCCGGCCCGCATCCTGCGCATGATCGCGGCCACGGTGACCGTGGAGATCGTCTCGACCAACACCGAGACCGAGGCGCTGCTGCTGGAAGCCAACCTAATCAAGCAGCTGCGGCCGCGCTTCAACGTGCAGCTGCGCGACGACAAATCGTTTCCCTATATCCTGATCACCAGCGACCATTGGGCGCCGCAGATCCTGAAGCATCGCGGCGCGCAGACCCGGCCCGGGCGCTATTTCGGCCCGTTCGCCTCCGCGGGCGCCGTCAACCGCACCATCACCGCGCTTCAGCGCGCGTTCCTGATCCGCTCCTGCACGGACTCCTTCTTCGAGAGCCGCACCCGGCCCTGCCTGCTCTACCAGATCCGCCGCTGCGCCGGTCCCTGCACCCGCGAGATCGACTTCGGCGGCTATACGACGCTGGTGCGCGAGGCGACCGACTTCCTCTCCGGCAAGAGCCATGCGGTGAAGCAGGAGCTTGCCGGCGAGATGGAGAAGGCGGCCAGCGAGCTCGAATTCGAGCGCGCGGCGCTCTACCGCGACCGCCTCGCCGCGCTGTCGGCGATCCAGTCGCAGCAGGGCATCAATCCGCGCACCGTGGAGGAAGCCGACGTGTTCGCCATCCACCAGGAGGGCGGCTTCTCCTGCGTCGAGGTGTTCTTCTTCCGCACCGGCCAGAACTGGGGCAACCGCGCCTATTTCCCGCGCGCGGAGAAGACCTTCACGCCGGAGGAAGTGCTGGGCTCCTTCCTCGCCCAGTTCTACGACGACAAGCCGCCGCCGAAGAACATCCTGCTCTCGCACGAGATCGAGGAGAGCGAGTTGCTCGCCAACGCGCTGGCGATCAAGGCCGGGCACAAGGTCGAGGTCACCGCACCCAAGCGCGGCGAGAAGAAGGAGCTCGTCGCCCACGCGCTGACCAATGCGCGCGAGGCGCTCGGCCGCAAGCTCGCGGATACTGCCACGCAAAGCCGCCTCCTCGACGCGATGGCGACCACGCTGAGCCTGCCGCATGCGCCCAAACGCATCGAGGTCTATGACAACAGCCACATCCAGGGCACCAACGCGGTCGGCGCCATGATCGTCGCGGGGCCCGACGGCTTCGTGAGGAACCAGTACCGCAAGTTCAACATCAAGTCGGAAGGGCTCACGCCGGGCGACGACTACGCCATGATGCGCGAGGTGCTGGAGCGCCGCTTCAAGCGCCTGATTAATCCGCCCGAGGACGCCGCCCGCAAGGTGAAGGACGACGACTTCCCGCAATGGCCCGACCTCGTCATCATCGACGGCGGCCGGGGCCAGCTCAACGCTATCAGGGAGATCTTCGCCAATCTCGGCCTGACCCAGGTGTCGCTGATGTCGGTCGCCAAGGGGCCGGACCGGGATGCCGGCCGCGAGACCCTGTTCATGCCGGAGCGCGAGGCGATCAAGCTCGAGCCGCGCGATCCTGTGCTCTATTTCATCCAGCGGCTGCGGGACGAGGCCCACCGCTTCGTCATCGGCTCGCACCGCAAGCTGCGCAAGAAGGACATCCGCGAGGCCGGTTTGCAAGAAATTCCGGGCATCGGCCCGTCGCGCAAACGTGCCTTGCTGCATCATTTCGGAACCTTGAAGGAGATCGAACGGGCCTCGATCGCCGATCTCGGCAAGGTTCCGGGGGTGAGCGCCGAGAGTGCCCGCCGGATTTTCGAGTATTTCCATCCCCAGCCGGGATGA
- a CDS encoding DUF3617 family protein codes for MTRKLALLGSSLCLVLSAGVASADDLPVRKAGLWEMKMVRSGSAMPEMTMQHCTDETVDKEMSNNVSPMAKQICSRQDIKKTATGYVSDSECNVAGISTTSHAEITGDFNSAYTVKTSSHAQGGVAGPAGRDTSMTLEAKWLGACKPDQKPGDIVMPGGFKMNVRDVDKLKALLPK; via the coding sequence ATGACGCGCAAACTCGCTTTGCTCGGCTCAAGCCTTTGCCTCGTCTTGTCGGCCGGCGTGGCCAGTGCCGACGACCTGCCGGTGCGCAAGGCCGGCCTTTGGGAAATGAAGATGGTCAGGAGCGGCTCGGCGATGCCGGAAATGACCATGCAGCACTGCACCGACGAGACCGTCGACAAGGAGATGAGCAACAACGTCTCCCCGATGGCCAAGCAGATCTGCTCCAGGCAGGACATCAAGAAGACCGCAACCGGCTATGTCAGCGATTCCGAGTGCAACGTCGCCGGCATCAGCACGACCTCGCATGCCGAGATCACGGGCGATTTCAATTCGGCCTACACGGTGAAGACCTCCTCACACGCGCAAGGCGGCGTTGCCGGCCCCGCGGGCCGCGATACCTCCATGACGCTCGAAGCGAAGTGGCTGGGCGCCTGCAAGCCCGACCAGAAGCCCGGCGACATCGTGATGCCCGGCGGTTTCAAGATGAACGTGCGCGACGTCGATAAATTGAAGGCGCTGCTGCCGAAATAG